Proteins from a genomic interval of Quercus lobata isolate SW786 chromosome 11, ValleyOak3.0 Primary Assembly, whole genome shotgun sequence:
- the LOC115968034 gene encoding alcohol dehydrogenase 1-like, with amino-acid sequence MSSSNTAGQVIRCKAAVAWEAGKPLVIEEVEVAPPKAMEVRLKILFTSLCHTDVYFWEAKGQTPLFPRIFGHEAGGIVESVGEGVTDLKPGDHVLPVFTGECKECRHCKSEESNMCDLLRINTDRGVMLNDGKSRFSINGQPIYHFVGTSTFSEYTVVHVGCVAKINPAAPLDKVCVLSCGISTGLGATLNVAKPKKGSTVAIFGLGAVGLAAAEGARIAGASRIIGVDLNAKRFDEAKKFGVTEFVNPKDHDKPVQEVIAEMTGGGVDRSVECTGSINAMISAFECVHDGWGIAVLVGVPNKDDAFKTHPMNILNERTLKGTFFGNYKPRSDLPSVVERYMNKELELEKFITHEVPFSEINKAFEFMLKGDGLRCIIRMDA; translated from the exons atGTCTTCTTCAAACACTGCTGGTCAAGTCATACGTTGCAAAG CTGCTGTGGCATGGGAAGCCGGAAAGCCACTGGTGATAGAAGAAGTGGAAGTGGCACCACCAAAGGCGATGGAGGTTCGTCTCAAGATCCTCTTCACCTCCCTCTGCCACACAGATGTTTACTTTTGGGAAGCCAAG GGACAGACCCCATTGTTTCCTCGCATATTTGGTCATGAAGCTGGCGG GATTGTTGAGAGCGTCGGTGAGGGTGTGACAGACCTCAAACCTGGTGACCATGTGCTTCCTGTCTTCACTGGGGAATGCAAGGAGTGTCGGCATTGCAAGTCAGAGGAGAGCAACATGTGTGACCTCCTGAGGATAAACACTGACCGAGGCGTGATGCTCAATGATGGCAAATCGAGATTTTCTATTAATGGACAACCCATTTACCATTTTGTTGGGACTTCTACCTTTAGTGAATACACTGTGGTACATGTTGGTTGTGTTGCCAAAATTAATCCAGCTGCTCCTCTGGATAAAGTTTGTGTTCTCAGCTGTGGAATCTCAACAG GTCTTGGAGCTACCTTGAATGttgcaaaaccaaaaaaagggtCAACAGTAGCAATTTTTGGATTGGGGGCTGTTGGTCTAGCT GCTGCTGAAGGGGCTAGAATCGCTGGTGCTTCAAGGATTATTGGGGTTGATCTGAATGCTAAGCGTTTTGATGAAG CCAAGAAATTCGGTGTCACTGAGTTTGTGAACCCAAAAGACCATGACAAGCCTGTTCAAGAG GTGATTGCTGAAATGACTGGTGGGGGAGTTGACCGAAGTGTTGAGTGTACTGGTAGTATCAATGCTATGATATCTGCATTCGAATGTGTTCATGAT GGATGGGGTATTGCTGTACTTGTTGGCGTCCCAAACAAAGATGATGCATTCAAAACGCATCCAATGAATATCTTAAATGAGAGGACTCTGAAGGGTACCTTTTTTGGCAATTACAAACCAAGATCTGACCTACCTTCTGTGGTTGAAAGGTACATGAACAAG GAGCTTGAGCTGGAGAAGTTCATTACGCATGAAGTCCCTTTCTCAGAGATCAACAAGGCCTTTGAGTTCATGCTAAAAGGTGATGGTCTCCGATGTATCATCCGCATGGATGCATAG